Proteins encoded by one window of Streptomyces sp. NBC_01571:
- a CDS encoding dual specificity protein phosphatase family protein: MRTRRKQPDVPAPQNPWSEIVPGLWMGGHAFAGRSGEPEFAVVHDEFDLVLTLLRLPGHGPDPGVEHHVWPIPDGPLDGTQLAGVIRLARAADDALEDGRRVLVRCYHGYNRSGLVVAHALVLAGHSSDEAIRLIRSRRSPWALHNELFVEYLRAGLPTARLLEELAE, translated from the coding sequence TTGCGGACTCGCAGAAAGCAACCCGATGTACCCGCTCCGCAGAACCCGTGGAGCGAGATCGTGCCCGGCCTGTGGATGGGCGGGCACGCCTTCGCGGGGCGCTCCGGGGAGCCGGAATTCGCCGTCGTGCACGACGAGTTCGACCTGGTCCTGACGCTGCTGCGGCTACCGGGGCACGGTCCGGACCCGGGCGTCGAGCACCATGTGTGGCCGATCCCGGACGGCCCCCTGGACGGCACGCAGCTGGCGGGCGTGATCCGTCTCGCGCGGGCCGCGGACGACGCGCTGGAGGACGGACGCCGGGTCCTGGTCCGCTGCTACCACGGCTACAACCGCTCCGGGCTCGTCGTGGCGCACGCGCTGGTCCTCGCGGGGCACAGCTCCGACGAGGCGATACGGCTGATCCGGAGCCGCCGTTCGCCGTGGGCCCTGCACAACGAACTGTTCGTGGAGTACCTGCGGGCCGGGCTCCCCACCGCCCGGCTGCTGG
- a CDS encoding nuclease-related domain-containing protein, with translation MNGLRVVPAWRHGQERLYVCLTDGRNVAWYDRDTARVNLLSEARREDVLDTLAPFLTGPVTVGPPPVPTPAELARLALHPDDDLAPNRPGEALVVALDRDPGPAHRLRPDPRRRALAAEQAVGDALDRLEGAGWHTVHSVPLPGGDRIHHLVIGPGGLFSVRALYARKQRVLVTDPMVTVGRREPRPLIRQVRADAGRASYALTAEVRPVLALAGAAALDVLSPLRELRVLQDTELSSLARLGGVLKPADVEALHAMARDRQTWLRV, from the coding sequence ATGAACGGACTGCGGGTCGTACCGGCCTGGCGCCACGGACAGGAGCGCCTCTACGTGTGCCTGACCGACGGGAGGAACGTCGCCTGGTACGACCGTGACACGGCCCGGGTCAACCTGCTCAGCGAGGCCCGGCGGGAGGACGTGCTCGACACGCTCGCCCCGTTTCTCACCGGCCCTGTGACCGTGGGGCCGCCCCCGGTCCCCACCCCGGCGGAGCTGGCCCGCCTCGCCCTCCACCCGGACGACGACCTCGCGCCCAACCGGCCCGGCGAGGCACTGGTCGTCGCCCTCGACCGGGACCCGGGGCCGGCCCACCGGCTGCGGCCCGACCCGCGGCGCCGCGCGCTCGCCGCCGAGCAGGCCGTCGGCGACGCCCTCGACCGGCTGGAGGGGGCGGGCTGGCACACCGTGCACTCGGTTCCCCTGCCCGGCGGTGACCGTATCCACCACCTGGTCATCGGTCCCGGGGGCCTCTTCTCGGTCCGTGCCCTGTACGCCCGCAAGCAGCGGGTCCTCGTCACCGACCCCATGGTCACGGTCGGCCGCCGCGAGCCGCGCCCACTGATCCGGCAGGTCCGCGCCGACGCCGGCCGGGCCTCGTACGCGCTGACCGCCGAGGTCCGGCCCGTCCTGGCCCTGGCCGGGGCCGCCGCCCTCGATGTCCTCTCGCCGCTCCGTGAGCTGCGCGTGCTGCAGGACACCGAGCTGTCCTCGCTGGCCCGGCTGGGCGGCGTCCTGAAGCCGGCGGACGTGGAGGCACTCCACGCGATGGCCCGCGACCGGCAGACGTG